The stretch of DNA TTATGAAACCTTAACAGATACCAATGGAAACCGCATTATTGCATTTGGAAGATATGCAGGTATTGTTGGTTGTTACAATGCTTTCCGCACCTTCGGTGAGAAATTTGGTGTATTCCATTTAAAGCCTGCGCATGAATGTTTCGATCGCAAGGAAATGGATGCCGAATTAAAAAAAGTAATTCTTCCTCCCGGATATAAAATTGTAGTTACAGGATCCGGTCGCGTTGGTGGTGGATGTCTCGAAGTTTTGCATACCCTAGGAATGAAAGAAGTGAAAGCGCATGATTTTTTAGTGGGTAAATTTTCTCAACCGGTGTACACTGTTTTGCACGTGGGTGATTATAACAAAAGCAAGGATGGTTCCGAATTCGATAAGAAAAAATTCTATACTGATCCGTCTGCTTTCGAATCGGATTTTCTCAAATGGGCACGTGAGGCCGACATGTATATTCCTTGTCACTTTTGGGATCGCCGTGCACCTCAGATTTTGGTGAAAGAAGATTACCTCGATCCGAAATTCCGCATTCGTATTATCTCCGATATCTCCTGTGATATAGGAGAACCTATAGCCTCCACATTGCGTTCTTCCACCATTGCAGATCCGTTTTACGGTTATGATCCAAAGACGGGCGAAGAAGCCGATTTTTATGCACCGCACACCATTGGTGTGATGGCCGTTGATAATCTTCCCTGCGAATTACCACGCGATGCGAGTCGTGATTTCGGTAAAATTTTGAGTGAGGAAATTATTCCTTTGTTGTTGGGTAACGACAAAGATCAAATTCTTGAACGCGCCACCATTTGTAAAAACGGAGATCTTACTCCACGTTACGAATACCTGCGCGATTATTTAAACGGAAATTAAGTTCGGTTTAAATTCAATGAATTCCTTTATTTCAGTTTTGCCAATGGAGTAACCGATCCGGTGGTTTTCTGATTGAGCTGAACTAAAATTTCTGCATCCAGCGGAAGAAAAATATCCACCCGCGATCCGAATTTTATAAATCCGAATTCCCTGGCCTGTTCTGCTTTATTTCCTTCTTTGGCATAATTCACAATGCGACGCGCCATCGCTCCGGCGATCTGACGAAATAATACTTTTCTTCCTTTGTGATCTTCTACCACAACCGTTGTGCGCTCGTTTTCTGTCGACGATTTCGGATGCCAGGCCACCAGGTATTTTCCTGCGTGGTATTTCGAATAACAAACCGTTCCGCCAATGGGAAACCAGTTGACGTGGACATTCATTGGACTCATAAAAATACTCACCTGAATGCGCTTCTCATTAAAGAACTCCGTTTCCATCACTTCTTCAATCACCACCACTTTGCCGTCGGCGGGACAAACAGCTAAATCTTCACCCTGGGTGATAATTCGCTTTGGAACGCGGAAAAATTGAACGATCAGGTAAAAAAGGATGAAAAGTCCCACCCAAAGGAAAATCTTCAGCCAGAGCAGGCTTTCAGGCATAAAATAAACACCTGAGGCAATTCCTCCGGTAATAAAAAATGCAATCAGCATAATCAGGTATCCTTCGCGGTGCAGCGTCATAAATTCAGAATTAGGTTTCAAAAATAAACAAAGAGGTGTCCTGTTAGAATGAAAATCTGTAAATAAGTGAACAATCTCCTGCGTAAAAATCAATTTTGTCCATAAAAAAAGGCTACTCCAAGAGTAGCCTTTTCCTATTTTTTAGAGTGAATTACTGAATGCTGAGTTTTTTCTCGAGCTCTTCGATGTAACCACGGAATTGTTTATCGGTTTCCACCAGATTATTCACGGTGCGGCAGGCATGAAGTACGGTAGCATGATCTTTACCGCCACAGTGCATACCGATGTTTGCCAATGAAGATTTAGTCATTTTCTTAGCAAAGAACATGGCAATCTGACGAGCCTGCACCACTTCGCGTTTACGTGTTTTCGATTTCAATAATTCGATTGGAAGATCGAAATAATCGCACACCACTTTTTGGATATAATCGATCGATACTTCGCGAGCGGTATTCTTCACGAATTTGTCGATCATTTGCTTGGCAAGATCCAGCGTGATGGCTTTTTTGTTCAATGAAGACTGAGCAATCAATGAAATCAAAGCGCCTTCGAGTTCGCGGATATTGGTGGTGATGGAGTAGGCCAGGTATTCCACTACTTCACGCGGAAGCTCGATACCGTCGGCATACATTTTCTTTTCCAGAATAGCGATACGCGTTTCGAGACTTGGAGCCTGAAGATCCGCTGATAATCCCCATTTGAAACGAGAAAGAAGACGTTGCTCCATTCCCTGCATTTCTACCGGTGGTTTATCAGAAGTAAGCACCAATTGTTTTCCACTTTGGTGAAGGTGATTAAAGATGTGGAAGAACACATCCTGTGTACGTTCTTTACCTGCGAAAAACTGTACATCATCAATGATCAATACATCCATCATCTGATAGAAATGAATGAAATCGTTGGTGGTGTTGTTTTTCACGGCATCAATAAACTGGTGCGTAAATTTCTCGGAAGAAACATACAATACCGTTTTATTGGGGAACTGATTCTTAATGGAAATACCAATCGCATGTGCGAGGTGAGTTTTCCCTAATCCAACTCCTCCGTAAATGAGTAATGGATTAAATGCAGTTCCTCCCGGTTTGTTGGCAACAGCATATCCGGCAGAACGTGCCAGACGATTACAGTCTCCTTCAACAAAATTTTCAAACGAGTAGTTGGGGTTAAGATTAGAATCCACATTAACCTTCCTCAAACCCGGTATAATAAACGGATTCTTGATAGGGTTGGAGCTGATGTCCAACGGCATCGAAAGTGGCGGATTCTTCAATGCTTTGGTGTTCGTCGTAGGGATCTTAACGGTGTAGGGCGATGTGGATCCATAGTTATTTTCCATAACAATGGAATACTCCAGGCGTCCTTCAGCACCAAGTTCCTTTTTGATCGTTTTTTTGAGTAGCGTAATATAATGCTCCTCTAACCACTCGTAGAAAAATTGAGAGGGAACCTGGATGGTAAGCACATTGTTTTCAAGTTTCAAAGGTTTGATAGGCTCAAACCACGTTTTGAAACTTTGCAGGCTCACATTGTCGCGGATAATTTCCAGACAACTCTTCCAGACAGTCTCGTGATTTTTCTTCATTCGTTGTTGTGTTATATGGTTGTGTTCGGTTCCTTGTTCTGTTGCCCGTTTGTTCAACGGGGTTGCGAATATAGAATATTTGATATTCTAACCGCTCAACTCAAGCAAATATTTACATAAAAAAGTGTAAAAAAAAGTTCAAAAGCGCTTGATTTTATGAAAAGTTTTTTTTGAGAGAATTAGCAAACATCTTTGTTAGTACTTGAAATATACGCAAAATCTCCCACAAGACCTAGGTTTTTCGGGGATTTTTCAAATTCTATATCAATTCTTCCTAATCGAATTCCACCCCATCCGGCCTGATTTACGATCACCTGATTTCCATCAGCATTTTTAACCAAAGTCACTTTTTCGAGGAATGTGTGGGTATGTCCCCCTAAAATCAGATCAATACCTTTACTCATTGCCGCCAATTTCAAATCAGATATTTTTTCTGTTTTGTATGAGTAGCCTAAATGGGATAAACAAATGACCATATCGCAGTGGTGTTGGTTACGCAGCTCAGCAGATTTTTGCTGTGCTACAGCAATAGGGTCGAGATACTTCGTTTTTCCATAATTTTTTTTTGCAACTAATCCATCTAACTCAACACCAAGGCCAAAGATTCCGATTTTTATTCCACCTCGGGTGATGATGGTATGAGAGAGCGTCTTGCCTTTCAAAATAGTTTCAGAAAAATCGTAATTCGAACAAACAAATGGAAAAGTAGCATGCGGAAGCATTTTCAGAAATCCTTCAAGTCCATTATCAAAATCATGATTCCCCATCGTAGCGGCATCGTATTTCATGGCGCTCATTAATTTGAACTCCGGCTCACCTCCGAAAAAATTAAAATAAGGTGTGCCCTGAAAAATATCGCCGCTATCCAATAACAATACCAGTTCTTCTTCACTGCGGATTTTATCAATCAATGCAGCGCGGCGCGACATTCCCCCTAATCCTGCATATTGCGGATCGTCGGCAGGAAATGGATCGATATGGCTGTGCATATCGTTGGTATGAAGAATAGTGATTTTTCTTTTTGGTGATGGAGCAGCAGAAAAAGCCATTTCGGGAAGCAGCAACATACCTGCTAATCCCATTCCCGCTTTTTTTATGAAGGATCTTCTGCTATCGGAAAAATAAGATTCTGTCATCGGTTTCTGCTTGTATTTTTTTACCCTGAGACGTTTCACTCCGAATATATTGGATGATCACATCTCTGAGTTTTTGTCCCGTATAAATCATTTCTTCGGCAGCACTGAAAAAATTCATTCCATCCCCGCCTTCTGCCAAATAATCACTGGTAATGATCCACACTTCAGCAAGAGCGTGAATACTTTTATCGTTGATAAACATCGATTGCAGTTTTCCATCTACGGCAACCAGACTTCCGTTGAATGAGATGGGGTGACCACCCACTTGTACCAGGTACTCTGCCATTTTAATTACATCAGCAAGTTTTAACTTCACCAACACTACTTCATTTTCAAAGGGCATCACCGAAAAAATTCGTTCTACCGTAATATCACCTTGAGGAATGGCAGCGCGTAATCCGCGTGTATTCAATAAGGCCAGATGTGGTTTAATAAATTCGGTGGAATCGTGTCGACCAACTACTAGTTTTGAAAAAGAGGCATAAACTAAATCTGCAACAAAATTTCCAAGCCGGCCTTGCGGACGTTCCGTTTTCATTTCATGAATGGAAACACCAATCACCTCCTGCATACTTGCCGATAATTGATTACGGTAGGGGTAAATAAGAGAATCTGCAGAGGCTTGTTGAGGACCTCCGGAAATGGTGGACGTATGATCCTTTACTCCACTCGGGTGATAAGAGGAGCAAGAGGAAAAACTAAAAATTCTGAATGCAAAAAATAAAATAGCAAGAGCTGATCGCATGCTATGAATATAGAAGAAAAAAATTAAAGATTCCAGATTTCCCAACTTTTTTCGGCCTGCAGTTTTAACATGGTTAAACCGTTTAAAACAACAGCCCCGTTTTCCCTGGCCTTTTTTAATAATAAGGTTTCTTCCGGATTGTAAATTAAATCGAAAATTAAATGCTGCTGACCAATACCTTCTGTGGGTAGAGGGGGACAATCATTCACATTCGGGAAAGTTCCTACCGGGGTGGTATTTATAATTAATGGATGCGCTTTTATTACATCAGCATTTAATTCCTTCCAGGTAATTTTTCCTTTGCCTTCACTGCGTGATACAAACACATAACTGATTCCGATTTTTTTTAATACATACGCAACAGCCTTTGATGCGCCACCTGTGCCTAAAATCAATGCACGATGATGCGTGTTCAGTAAAAAAGGTTTCAGCGACATGGCAAAACCATAAACATCTGTATTGTAACCGGTGGTAAAAACCTTTTCACCTTTGTGAAGGATGCGAATGGTATTTACAGCGCCAATTTTTTCTGCTTCCGGTTCGAGCTCATCTAAAAAAGGAATTACACTTTCCTTGTAGGGGATGGTGACGTTGAGTCCTAATAAATCATTTCTCCCGGCAACCAATTCTTCAATTTCTGCAATGTTGGCAATGGGGAAATTTTGGTACTGATGGTCTTTTAGACCCATGGATTCGAATTTTTTTTCGAAATAGCTTTTCGAAAAGGAATGGGTAAGGGGGAAACCAATCAGTCCGTAGGTTTTCATGCAGATAATGGATTAAAGTCTGCAAATATTGGAATATTTCTTCAGGTGTTTGTTAAAAGCATTTTGTTTGTGAAAATTATCTTCCCTGTCACTTTTTATTTCCCTTAAGCTTATCTTCGTTATATGTCGCAACAAAAATATACCAGGTCAGTAGCCATTTCGATGGTGGTAGCCAATATGATTGGAACGGGTGTTTTTACATCCATCGGATTTCAGGTGGGGGGATTACCTTCTGCTTTTGTAATTCTTTTCCTGTGGTTTATAGGAGGGATTATTGCATTAGCAGGTGCATTGTCCTATGCCGAAGTTTCCACCCGAATTCCGGGCAGTGGAGGTGAATACAATTATTTATCGCACATCTATCACCCTTCACTGGGATTTGTATCTGGTTGGATGTCGCTCATTGCGGGTTTTTCTGCGCCTATTTGTGTGGTTGCTATAGCCATCGGAAAATATTTTTCTCCTGTAATCGGAGTAGAGGATATTCGGATTATTGCTGTCACCTTTATTGTATTGGTTTCTGCCATTCAATTATTCGGTGTTCGCATTGGTGGTGAGATTCAGAAATATTTAACGATCTATAAAATATTGCTGATCGCTTTATTTTGTCTTGCACCTTTTCTGGTGAGTGATTTTGTGGGAACCAATTATTCCTTTACACCGCAAAAAGGAGATTGGGATTTAATTATGAGTCCCGCCTTTGCCATTTCTCTTGCTTATATCATGTATGCTTATTCCGGATGGAATGCCTCTACCTATATTGCAGGGTTGCTGGAAAATCCATCTAAAAATCTACCGGTGTCTTTGTTATTTGGTACAATCATCGTAACGGTTTTATATGTGGCACTGAACGGTATGTTTTTAACGGTGGGAACCTTCGAGGAAATTGGTGTTAAACCTCCGAATTTCGATGAAGTGGATGTGGGAAATATTGTAGCCAATAAATTATTTGGTTCGGGAATTGGAACCGTTTTTTCTGCATTAATCACCTTTGCCCTTGTCTCATCATTAAGTGCAATGGTTATTGCAGGTCCGCGTGTCTATGAACAAATCGGAAAAGATTATCCTGTGTTTAATTTACTTACCCGATCCAACAAATTGGGTTCTCCTTACATCGCCATTATTTTACAGGCAGCTATTGCGATTACGATGGTGCTGACCTCCTCTTTCCATTTTGTAATCAATTACATCGCGGTGAGTCTTTCCGTGTTTAGTTCGCTTACGGTATTGGGCGCAATCATCTTACGTTGGAGAAAAACCAATGTGGAAGGAAAATTCAATTCACCCTTATTCCCTTTGGCGCCTATCGTTTTTTTATTGGCTAACGGATGGTTTTTGTATTACATGGTTAGCAAGGAGCTGGAAGAAAAAGATTTTGGAATTATTTGGTTTTCCCTTAGCACCATGCTGATTGGATTTATTATTTACGGCATTGTTCACTGGAAAAAATCGGCTCAGTCATGAAACGCATTTTATTTTTTTCCATTTTTCTTGCAGCTTGTTTTTCTGAGAAAAAAACAGAGGAGAATACCTCAGCTCCTCCGCAAAAAGTACAAGATAGTGTCAATCATGAAAGTTACGAGCGCAGAACCTTCCATAAAGATTCGCTGGTCGATTTTTCTGCACGCTATATTTCGGGATTAAAACAAAATGCACGATCCGCCTTTTCTGCATTTGAACAGGAAGATTTCTGGAAGCGCTATTCTGAATTGTCGGAGAAAAACTGGAATACATTAAAGGAAGAACGACTTCAACCCATGCAGCAATGGGCGAAGGACAGTTTTAAGTTGTGGGTGAATGATACATTGCCATTATTTTATCCGTTAAGCGGACCCGATTACCTGCATCCTGAAATTCTATATCCGGGTACTACTACATTTATTTTTTGTGCATTAGAGCCGATTATTGATCTGCCGGATCTTTTGCAATTGAACAAAGAAAACCGGGAGTTATTCCTTCAAAGTGTAGATAATTCCCTTCGCGATATTTACGGGAAAAGTTATTTTATCACAACGCACATGCAGGAGGATTTTAAAAGCAATCGTGCACGTGGAGTTTTGCCGGTGTTTTATGTTTTTATTGCCAGAACGGGACATGAAATTCTTGAATGCAGTGGGGTAGGAATCGATACTTCCGGTGTATTGCACGATACGTTATTGGTAGGAAATACGTCTAATTGGGTAAAAGGTGTACGCTTTCGTTTTCGCCATCCTGATTCTGATACTTTAAAAGAGCTGTTTTATTTTTCGATGGATGTTTCGGAAAAAGGACAAAAGGTTCGTCCCGGTTTCGATAAATACCTGGCAGGTATTGGAAAATTTAATACCATGATTAAATCGGCCTCTTATATGCCGCATTATTCCACCTTTGCTACATTGAGAAATAGAATTTTATCGGGTAGTGCAAGCATTTTTCAGGATGATACCGGAGTTCCATATAAATATTTTAAAAATACTTCGGAATGGGAGACCATTTTATTTGGCGAGTATATTCATCCGGTAAAAGATTTTAAGGATTATGTTTTTCAAAAGGATTTAGACTCGCTCTATAAATCCGGATTTACCATTCACGATTTACCCTTCCACCTCGGATATCATTACGCAGATAAAAAACAGAGTCAGCAAATTTTTATTCGGAAACAATGAGGCTAATTTTATTTTTGGTATTTACAGGCTTGTTTTTAATTACCGGAGCTCAGCAGCGCGAAGAAGCTTCAGATAATTCTGCATTTTGGACTACCATAAAAAAATCCATGCCGCAATACAAAAAGGTATTTCGTAAACATAAAGATTATCGCTTAGAGTTAATTGTTACACGGATTGATCGCGATCAAACCAATCACCCGGTGAAATTAACGCGCTACCATTATGGCGACTCAAGCACCTATTTCTATCCGGCAAGCACCGTGAAATTACCGGTGGCCATTTTTACCATGGAAAAAATTTGGTCGCTCTACAAAGGAGCCACTACTGAATCTTTAATTGAATTCAGTCCGGTTAAATTTTGCAATGATCATGTGTATGAAAACAATTACCATCTCTATCAACGTTTAACCGAGTCGGAAACATTGCGACAATTAGCGGACCGTTTGCATATTCCTGTTCAGTTTTTAAAAAGTGTAAATCCAGGTTTACCGGTCGACACCCTCATTGCAGCAAACTCCAGCATTCGGATTTCTGCACAGAAAAGTCCATTGAGTTTTCGCGATTTACTAAGTTCAATGCTGGTCTATAGCGATAATGAATCGTTCAATAAATTATTTGATGTAGTTGGTATTGATTACATCAATCAGCGATTGCAGGAATGTAATTTTTCTTCATCACGCATTGTGCGAAGATTAATGTATTGTCCGGATACATCGCGCTTTATTGGTCCCGATTTTCGTATTCTCACTTCCGATTCATCTTCTGTGTTGCTGAAAGAAAGAAGTCGGGGTCGCGTTATGGCGGAGAATCTGGAATTAAAAGGAACGGTG from Flavobacteriales bacterium encodes:
- the dnaA gene encoding chromosomal replication initiator protein DnaA, with amino-acid sequence MKKNHETVWKSCLEIIRDNVSLQSFKTWFEPIKPLKLENNVLTIQVPSQFFYEWLEEHYITLLKKTIKKELGAEGRLEYSIVMENNYGSTSPYTVKIPTTNTKALKNPPLSMPLDISSNPIKNPFIIPGLRKVNVDSNLNPNYSFENFVEGDCNRLARSAGYAVANKPGGTAFNPLLIYGGVGLGKTHLAHAIGISIKNQFPNKTVLYVSSEKFTHQFIDAVKNNTTNDFIHFYQMMDVLIIDDVQFFAGKERTQDVFFHIFNHLHQSGKQLVLTSDKPPVEMQGMEQRLLSRFKWGLSADLQAPSLETRIAILEKKMYADGIELPREVVEYLAYSITTNIRELEGALISLIAQSSLNKKAITLDLAKQMIDKFVKNTAREVSIDYIQKVVCDYFDLPIELLKSKTRKREVVQARQIAMFFAKKMTKSSLANIGMHCGGKDHATVLHACRTVNNLVETDKQFRGYIEELEKKLSIQ
- a CDS encoding metallophosphatase, which translates into the protein MTESYFSDSRRSFIKKAGMGLAGMLLLPEMAFSAAPSPKRKITILHTNDMHSHIDPFPADDPQYAGLGGMSRRAALIDKIRSEEELVLLLDSGDIFQGTPYFNFFGGEPEFKLMSAMKYDAATMGNHDFDNGLEGFLKMLPHATFPFVCSNYDFSETILKGKTLSHTIITRGGIKIGIFGLGVELDGLVAKKNYGKTKYLDPIAVAQQKSAELRNQHHCDMVICLSHLGYSYKTEKISDLKLAAMSKGIDLILGGHTHTFLEKVTLVKNADGNQVIVNQAGWGGIRLGRIDIEFEKSPKNLGLVGDFAYISSTNKDVC
- a CDS encoding class A beta-lactamase-related serine hydrolase, whose amino-acid sequence is MRLILFLVFTGLFLITGAQQREEASDNSAFWTTIKKSMPQYKKVFRKHKDYRLELIVTRIDRDQTNHPVKLTRYHYGDSSTYFYPASTVKLPVAIFTMEKIWSLYKGATTESLIEFSPVKFCNDHVYENNYHLYQRLTESETLRQLADRLHIPVQFLKSVNPGLPVDTLIAANSSIRISAQKSPLSFRDLLSSMLVYSDNESFNKLFDVVGIDYINQRLQECNFSSSRIVRRLMYCPDTSRFIGPDFRILTSDSSSVLLKERSRGRVMAENLELKGTVVGKKHMEGEAVLKGGRDFSNHNFVSLSDLHEMMIRLVFHDMLPKNEQFRMGKFEQRFLLRLLGNHPREITRMRTNQYDYLEDGYTNFLLNGDSKDPIPNRYRIINIAGWANGFTTDVAYVMDMQSNTEFFISARIYTNKNKVIGDDTYEYSTIARPFMQAFGQSVLDIERNRSKEFLPNLIVIGGIFK
- a CDS encoding amino acid permease codes for the protein MSQQKYTRSVAISMVVANMIGTGVFTSIGFQVGGLPSAFVILFLWFIGGIIALAGALSYAEVSTRIPGSGGEYNYLSHIYHPSLGFVSGWMSLIAGFSAPICVVAIAIGKYFSPVIGVEDIRIIAVTFIVLVSAIQLFGVRIGGEIQKYLTIYKILLIALFCLAPFLVSDFVGTNYSFTPQKGDWDLIMSPAFAISLAYIMYAYSGWNASTYIAGLLENPSKNLPVSLLFGTIIVTVLYVALNGMFLTVGTFEEIGVKPPNFDEVDVGNIVANKLFGSGIGTVFSALITFALVSSLSAMVIAGPRVYEQIGKDYPVFNLLTRSNKLGSPYIAIILQAAIAITMVLTSSFHFVINYIAVSLSVFSSLTVLGAIILRWRKTNVEGKFNSPLFPLAPIVFLLANGWFLYYMVSKELEEKDFGIIWFSLSTMLIGFIIYGIVHWKKSAQS
- a CDS encoding phosphatidylserine decarboxylase family protein — its product is MTLHREGYLIMLIAFFITGGIASGVYFMPESLLWLKIFLWVGLFILFYLIVQFFRVPKRIITQGEDLAVCPADGKVVVIEEVMETEFFNEKRIQVSIFMSPMNVHVNWFPIGGTVCYSKYHAGKYLVAWHPKSSTENERTTVVVEDHKGRKVLFRQIAGAMARRIVNYAKEGNKAEQAREFGFIKFGSRVDIFLPLDAEILVQLNQKTTGSVTPLAKLK
- a CDS encoding 5'-nucleotidase C-terminal domain-containing protein → MRSALAILFFAFRIFSFSSCSSYHPSGVKDHTSTISGGPQQASADSLIYPYRNQLSASMQEVIGVSIHEMKTERPQGRLGNFVADLVYASFSKLVVGRHDSTEFIKPHLALLNTRGLRAAIPQGDITVERIFSVMPFENEVVLVKLKLADVIKMAEYLVQVGGHPISFNGSLVAVDGKLQSMFINDKSIHALAEVWIITSDYLAEGGDGMNFFSAAEEMIYTGQKLRDVIIQYIRSETSQGKKIQAETDDRILFFR
- a CDS encoding shikimate dehydrogenase, with translation MKTYGLIGFPLTHSFSKSYFEKKFESMGLKDHQYQNFPIANIAEIEELVAGRNDLLGLNVTIPYKESVIPFLDELEPEAEKIGAVNTIRILHKGEKVFTTGYNTDVYGFAMSLKPFLLNTHHRALILGTGGASKAVAYVLKKIGISYVFVSRSEGKGKITWKELNADVIKAHPLIINTTPVGTFPNVNDCPPLPTEGIGQQHLIFDLIYNPEETLLLKKARENGAVVLNGLTMLKLQAEKSWEIWNL
- a CDS encoding NAD(P)-dependent oxidoreductase, with product MTLGIIREGKVPPDKRVPLTPSQCVEVMKQHPEFDILIEPSVKRCFPDSEYEEQGLVLSDKMNECDVLMGIKEVPMNELIADKTYFFFSHTIKKQAHNRKLLKKMIDLNITMIDYETLTDTNGNRIIAFGRYAGIVGCYNAFRTFGEKFGVFHLKPAHECFDRKEMDAELKKVILPPGYKIVVTGSGRVGGGCLEVLHTLGMKEVKAHDFLVGKFSQPVYTVLHVGDYNKSKDGSEFDKKKFYTDPSAFESDFLKWAREADMYIPCHFWDRRAPQILVKEDYLDPKFRIRIISDISCDIGEPIASTLRSSTIADPFYGYDPKTGEEADFYAPHTIGVMAVDNLPCELPRDASRDFGKILSEEIIPLLLGNDKDQILERATICKNGDLTPRYEYLRDYLNGN